In Candidatus Nitronauta litoralis, one DNA window encodes the following:
- a CDS encoding MarR family transcriptional regulator, which translates to MDAELFYDYIERISSFFRSEIRLAGIDYDLHPIQLNALFYLHRCNRYSDTHQGVSDYFGLTKGTVSQTLKSLESKGLIQKKKDMADGRVFHLKVTSEGIKVIEKFLPTQTGEKALKKLPERTQKQLLENLRLLLQAMQKSNAMRPFGICRNCRFNQKKGAGRYFCGLTEEALSRTDIELLCREYENVENS; encoded by the coding sequence ATGGACGCTGAGCTTTTCTACGACTATATTGAGCGGATTTCTTCCTTTTTTCGTTCCGAAATAAGGCTGGCGGGAATTGATTACGACCTTCACCCCATACAATTAAACGCTCTGTTTTATTTACACAGGTGCAACCGTTATTCCGATACTCATCAAGGCGTTTCTGATTATTTCGGTTTGACCAAGGGCACGGTTTCCCAAACTCTAAAATCATTGGAAAGTAAGGGGCTCATTCAAAAGAAGAAGGACATGGCGGATGGCAGGGTTTTCCATTTAAAGGTGACGAGTGAGGGGATAAAAGTCATTGAAAAATTTTTGCCGACGCAAACAGGGGAGAAGGCACTAAAAAAATTGCCCGAGAGAACTCAAAAACAACTATTAGAAAACCTGCGTTTACTTTTGCAGGCAATGCAAAAGTCCAATGCTATGCGTCCTTTTGGGATTTGTCGAAACTGTCGATTTAACCAGAAGAAAGGGGCGGGCCGGTATTTTTGCGGTTTAACAGAAGAAGCTCTCA